The DNA segment CAGGAATGTACTGCAATGACAACACCGAATCAAAATGCAATCAATCTCAATGTTATACTCACAAATCAGAACGTGTATGATACTAATATTTAAGTTACCTTCTTGGGATTGAGCAAGTAATCGTACAAGGTCTTCTCTTCCCATTCAACAGCCTTGTTCTTGTTAGCCGCAGAGTAAGAGTAACCGGCTGTTGTTCCAGACTGCCTTCCAAACAGCCCGTTTAGGTTCGGTCCTATAACAGTTATTCACAAGTCAACGTGAGTACCAAATATCAACGGTTGTAGAAAAGAGACAAGACCACAACTTCGTTATTTGAGCTGTTTTCAGGACAAACATAAGACGACATCAAGGTTCTTGGATCAGATCTAATAAGCGTGCGGATTCGCAAAACGACAAGGACGAATCGGTTCCAGATCATAAAAATTGCAGAGATGAGATTAACCTTGTTTGTGACCGGCGCCTTTGTCGACGGTGTGACACTGAGCGCACTTGGTTCTGAAGATCTTCTCACCGGCCTTGGAGTTTCCTGGTGGTGCTTCATCGAACGACGCCATTTTCGCTGGGGAGAAAATTAAGACGGAACTCGCTTCTCTTTAGGGTTTGTTTCTGTTAGGACAACAACGCACGAGACGAGAGAGCTCTCTCTTAACCATCAAACTAATGGGCCGATAACTAAATGGGCTTTCCAGTGGGCTCCAGTTAATCATCCATGTAAAAGTATGGTATAAATTAACTGTAGAAAATAATCGGTCAAAAGAGATTACAGCTAATGGAAGCTGTGTgtgatcacttttttttttttttttttttttttttttttttttttttttttttttttttgataactctggtatctgggcagccacattcccaactatccccccgaaaggggtccagcgccccaacggaagggatgttaaatccgttgtggccaagactcgaacccgggtggcgggcagtacagctgtacctcctttaccaccaagctaCGAGCGCTTGGTTATGTGATCACTTCTTTTAAACGAGTCGGTGTCTAATACaagaaaatatccaaaatttggTAAGGGAGTAAAGACGAGAACCTAATCAACTAAGAGAATTGGTTGTGCGTCTCATTCTCAACCGAATGAACCACATTTATTACGTATTAAGTGGGTGATTCCGTGTATATTGTGTGTGTGAGAACTAAAGTCGACTATCACGTCTTCGTCCATCTTCAATACTATATTAAAGACACACACACAACCCGGCCTGCACATAACACGACAAAAGACAACTTTTTGCAACTGGTTTAGGGCTGTCTCCGTCTGTGTGTAACCCGTGGAACTGGATAATTGTTTTAGTCAAAATTCTCCGAAATGGAAAAACAAGGGATCCGATCCATCCATCCCCGTTTAGACGGTGCTAACGTCACTCGTGACGTATTTATAGACAGGCAaagaattttgttatatttttactCCCACATGTTAATGAATCGGCAGACGACTTTCACGTTCTTCTTCGGGTGTTTTGACCGTCTTTTGTTGGCTTTTCAGTTTACATTGTTTTTTTCTGTAAAGTCTTAAGTTAGATTTGTTAGATGCATGAGTTACTGGGAAAATTTCAAACTCACCTAACTATCCGTTTTACTCCCTCTAATAACTATATACTGTTTTAtaatttcagaaaatatttctactaattttttcaaaatgtattaaccaatttaacaaaacaataaatcaggataaaaatgaaatacttatttttaaaaatgtgtatgtacaaatttgtatataatatatagtatcaaaacaataaattatCTAACTGAAAAGGTAAATAAAGTATAATTTACATAAATTATGAGATATGTACATGACAGAACAAGAAGTAAAATTCCAAATAAATTCCGAATTTACTATTAAACACCCCCagtttttaaaaagttacaACTTTGGAACCAAATTTCCACCGCTATGTCAAACGGATACTACCACTAACACAGGTCATACTTTGACCGGTTGAATTATTCTTCGgaataaaaaaactattattaaatttaaattatattggtCAACCtagattattataatattattttattcattttgacTTTCTAATCTTCAACGTATAAATAGCCACCATAGATTCAAACTCAAACACACAAATACAAAATGGATTGCAGCGAAAGTCAATCAAAGTACAAAGGAATCCGTCGCAGGAAATGGGGGAAATGGGTATCGGAGATTAGAGTTCCGGGAACTCGAGACCGTCTCTGGCTAGGCTCATTCTCTACAGCAGAAGGCGCCGCCGTGGCGCACGACGTAGCTTTCTACTGTTTACACCAACCAAACTCACTCGAATCTCTCAACTTTCCTCACCTCCTTCCTCCTTATATCGCTTCCAATCATACATCGCCGAGGTCTATCCAGCAAGCTGCTTCCAATGCCGGAATGGCAGTTGACGCTGGGATTGTCAACAGTAACGGCGTGTCAGGGAACTCTGGGTGTGGAGATACGACGGCGTATTGTGGGAATGGGGGTGGAGTAGTGGAGCCGTTGAATATTTCGGTGTATGATTATCTGGACGGTCACGATCACGTttggtcttcttctttttgatttAAAGCTACTAAAACAGAGTGTTTGGAGCCTAAGTATGCAAACCAAATGGTTgtgaatatatacatacatgtgcATTTATGTTTCAATGTCGGGCCAATTCAAGAAACCTCTTTTGCTATTTTAAAAAAAGCCTTCAAGAAAATTATATAGTCATAAGGTTTACTGAACCAGACAAGACAAGAACCAGCAAACACAAAGTCTAAAATTGGTCTCTAGGGAGCTAatcatatttaaaaagaaacaatttttttctagactaatatatttaaaattttggtctaATCGTTCAAAAAAAACGTTCTAAACAACGGCCTAATCAATAATCTCTTATAAATCGCCTAATTACTGCCTATTGATTTACtgaacactatttttttttgtgtgtggaaCACTGAACAGTGAACACTAATCAAACATGCCTGATATTGTATTATTATTCGATACAAAAATACATAGTACGACGTCGGTTAGTCACTGATTCTCCCAGTCTCTTTTGTAAAGCCTCTGTTTTTTCCTGAACGTCCCTTCAAGATACAGCACCCAATTGCTTCTGGATGTCTGAACCTCTCCTCTTGGCCTGTGGTTGAGAAGAGTGTTCTCTCCATCCCGTCATGTAAATCACCTACACATGAATACGTATCCAACGATATACATTTAGGCCTCAAAGGTTGTCCACTGCAAGGATTATACACCTGTGGTGTTTAGCATGCTTTGGTTTAATGACTGTATTCTATTAGACGGACCTGAAAAGTAGCAGGTATAGTTCCGTCCTCTGTGGCGAACATGGAGTCATATATAGCTGCCGTGGCAAGAGCAGTTTCGCGATTCAATATCTGTTTTGTTTCAATGTCGGGCCAATTCAAGAAACTTTTTAAAAAGCCTTCAGGAAAATTATAGTTATAAGGTTTACTGAACCAGACAAGACGAGAACCAGCAAACACAAATTCTAAAATTGGTCTCTAGGGGACTAATCAGATTTAAAATGAAACTATTTTTCTAGACTAATAataagaatatattttaaaatttggtcTAATCGTTCAAAAAATCGTTCTAACTAATCAATAATCCCTTATAAATTGCCTAATTACCGtctactaggtgttttgccttCTATGCgggcttaaacattttcataatttttgaaaagttatttgtacactatattcactatactaaaataaattttaaaataacttaatattatatttttaattatataattaaaaatatttgattaatatttaattatgtaatttatgtttttaactgtttactaaaatatttttttagataacaatacaatatatatatatatataaattactttttttaattatatttttcgattttggataattcaatattttatttttaattatataattacaaattttatttgattaaaattttattttgcaaataatagtatagactgaacactaatcttttttttttgtgcgacACTTAACACTAATCAAACATGTGTCTGGTATCATTTCCATTATTATTCGATACAAAAATACATTGATGTGGTCACCGATTCTCTCAGTCTTTTTTGTAaagtctctgtttttttttctgaacgtCCCTTCAAGATTAAGCACCGAATTGCTTCTGGATGTCTGTGAAGGAGACAGTGGCTGAACCTCTCCTCTTGGCTTGTGGTTGAGAAGAGTGTTCTCTCCATCCCGTCATGTAAATCACCTACACAAGAATACGTTTCCAACGATATACATTTAGGCCTCAAATGTTGTCCACTGCAGGATTATGCACTTTTAATGTTTAGTATTGCGTTGTTTTAATCTACAGTATATACACTAAATTCTATCAACTTTTTGGTTATGTCATCTACACACCTGTGCCAAAGAAGTTAGGCGGGGACTAATGCCTCCTTCTCGCTCAATGTGAGCCAAAGTGCATGCTATTCTCAGCtccctaataaaaaaaaaggaaggatAATAAGCATGGACAGAGATGAGAGAGGAGTTCAATATCAAGTCTTGATTGAGAGATGGAAGAAAGGACAAAGTTTAAAGTTTATCCACCAAGAATCGCTGGTAAAAATAAGCTATCAGGCTTCAGCGCCAGTTTGCACTGCAGTTATAACAATCCAAAGCAAACACAATGTT comes from the Brassica napus cultivar Da-Ae chromosome A7, Da-Ae, whole genome shotgun sequence genome and includes:
- the LOC106401631 gene encoding cytochrome c — encoded protein: MASFDEAPPGNSKAGEKIFRTKCAQCHTVDKGAGHKQGPNLNGLFGRQSGTTAGYSYSAANKNKAVEWEEKTLYDYLLNPKKYIPGTKMVFPGLKKPQDRADLIAYLKEATA
- the LOC106399922 gene encoding ethylene-responsive transcription factor ERF019-like, with protein sequence MDCSESQSKYKGIRRRKWGKWVSEIRVPGTRDRLWLGSFSTAEGAAVAHDVAFYCLHQPNSLESLNFPHLLPPYIASNHTSPRSIQQAASNAGMAVDAGIVNSNGVSGNSGCGDTTAYCGNGGGVVEPLNISVYDYLDGHDHVWSSSF